TGTATTCGAAAAATCAAACACAATCGGGCGCAGGCATCCTTCACCCGTTAGGGTGATTTTGTTCAAATATAATTAATATGTTGCACAGCGATAACTTCTCCTCCTATTTCTCGCTGAAACGGTACCGTCCTTCAAAAGGACGGCAAAGCCGTTTCCACTTGGATAGTACATATTCCGTTCATCTTCCGTTCATATTGGCGTCATAGAGAGGACATCTTCATCCAGTAAGCTTGCATGAACGGCCATGAAGCAAGCCTACTAACAGACAGGGGAAGATGAACATGAGACCACCGGAGAACAAGACAACGGGCAAGCAAACAGGGTTCAAAAAAGTGCGTAAAATTCTGCTTAGAGTATTGGGAGCGATCCTGGCCGCTATCGTGCTTTTTGTGGGGATTGTGTATATCACGAATGTCATCAGCAGCAATGCCGAGGCCAAAAGGATAGAGCCTTACGGCCAGCATGTATCCGTAGACGGCAAGAATATGAATGTGTTCATAGAGGGCGACGGCCCGGACACAGTCGTGCTGCTTCCCGGCTTCGGAACCGCTTCACCGGTGCTTGATTTCAAGCTGCTCATCGATGAGCTGTCTGCGCATTACAAGGTTGTAGTGGTGGAGCCTTTCGGCTACGGCTTAAGCGACGCAACGAAGAAAGAACGAACCTCAGAGAATATCGTAAGTGAAATCCATGAAGCACTGCAGCAGCTAGATATTGACCGTTATATCCTTATGGGCCATTCTATATCAGGCATTTATAGTCTGGATTATGTGAATAAATACTCAGATGAAGTCAGTGCATTTGTCGGACTGGACAACAGTGTACCCTCGCTGAGCGAGAAAAAGATTGAGTCTTCAGAGACAACTATGGTTAAATGGTTCCGCAATTTGGGCTTTGCCCGGCTGCAATTGAAGCTGAGTGCTGACCCTTACGAGGGACTGGCGTATGATGAACATACCAAAGAACAATTGAACCTGCTGATACAGAAAAATATGTACAATACGACGCTGTTAAATGAGGCGGAGAACATGTACTCCAGCTTTAAAGGGGCTGAACAGCGGGGGGTAACATTCCCTCCCAATCTCCCTGTCCTTCTTTTTGTTCAAGCAGAGCATCCGGCAACCGATCAATGGATTCCTGAGCATGAGAAGCTGATTCAGAAGTCCGTCCATGCCGAAATGGAGCTGCTGGATGCCAATCATTATTTATACCGTTCTCATCCCGCAGAAATTGCGGAGAAATTCATGAGCTTCATGAA
The window above is part of the Paenibacillus sp. FSL H8-0048 genome. Proteins encoded here:
- a CDS encoding alpha/beta hydrolase; the protein is MRPPENKTTGKQTGFKKVRKILLRVLGAILAAIVLFVGIVYITNVISSNAEAKRIEPYGQHVSVDGKNMNVFIEGDGPDTVVLLPGFGTASPVLDFKLLIDELSAHYKVVVVEPFGYGLSDATKKERTSENIVSEIHEALQQLDIDRYILMGHSISGIYSLDYVNKYSDEVSAFVGLDNSVPSLSEKKIESSETTMVKWFRNLGFARLQLKLSADPYEGLAYDEHTKEQLNLLIQKNMYNTTLLNEAENMYSSFKGAEQRGVTFPPNLPVLLFVQAEHPATDQWIPEHEKLIQKSVHAEMELLDANHYLYRSHPAEIAEKFMSFMKGIGQQP